Proteins co-encoded in one uncultured Draconibacterium sp. genomic window:
- a CDS encoding NAD(P)-dependent oxidoreductase, with translation MKVGILREGKTPPDKRVPLTPQQCMEVQQTFSHVSVVVQPSPIRSYKDEEYSALGIPLQEDLSDCDVLLGVKEVRIEDFLPGKTYLFFSHTIKKQAYNRKLLQTVLEKNIQLVDYEVLTDKEGFRIIGFGRFAGLVGAYNGFRAFGLKHDLFNLKPAHECEDLEEMLQHLDEVNLPPIKIALTGDGRVAHGVLEILNHMNIMRVSPEAYLNDQEPEQAIYVQLLPRNYAKRIDGEPFELMHFFNNPTLYENSFHPFAEATDMLIASAYWDPKSPVLFTADEMKEDKFRIGVISDITCDIEGSIPSTKRAATIADPFYDYNPQSGELEEAFSNPNNVSVQAVDNLPCELPKDASLDFGRNLIEKVFPSLFGEDLDGVIQRASITKDGELTEKFSYLQDFADGE, from the coding sequence ATGAAAGTAGGTATTCTTAGAGAAGGGAAAACACCTCCCGATAAGCGTGTTCCGTTAACCCCGCAACAATGTATGGAAGTGCAGCAAACATTTTCGCATGTTTCAGTTGTTGTTCAACCGAGCCCTATACGAAGTTATAAAGACGAAGAATACAGTGCTTTGGGTATTCCGTTACAGGAAGATCTCTCGGATTGTGATGTTTTGCTGGGCGTAAAAGAAGTTCGTATTGAAGATTTTCTACCCGGAAAAACCTACCTGTTTTTCTCGCACACCATAAAAAAGCAAGCGTACAACCGTAAGTTGTTACAAACCGTTTTAGAAAAAAATATTCAGCTGGTTGATTACGAAGTGTTGACCGATAAAGAAGGATTCCGTATCATCGGGTTTGGGCGTTTTGCCGGCCTGGTTGGTGCCTACAACGGCTTCCGCGCATTTGGATTGAAACACGATTTGTTTAACCTGAAACCGGCACACGAATGCGAAGATCTGGAAGAAATGTTGCAACACCTCGACGAGGTTAATCTGCCACCGATAAAAATTGCACTTACCGGCGACGGCCGAGTGGCACACGGTGTTTTGGAGATTCTGAATCACATGAATATTATGCGGGTTTCGCCCGAGGCCTATTTAAATGATCAGGAGCCGGAACAAGCTATTTATGTACAGCTGCTGCCCCGCAATTATGCCAAACGTATTGATGGCGAACCATTCGAATTGATGCATTTTTTCAACAATCCAACACTATACGAGAACAGTTTTCATCCGTTTGCAGAGGCAACAGATATGCTGATCGCATCGGCGTACTGGGATCCAAAATCACCGGTGCTTTTTACAGCCGACGAGATGAAAGAGGATAAATTCCGCATCGGAGTGATTTCGGATATTACCTGCGATATTGAAGGTTCTATTCCTTCGACAAAACGTGCGGCAACCATTGCCGATCCGTTTTACGATTATAATCCACAAAGTGGAGAGTTGGAAGAGGCTTTCTCGAATCCGAATAACGTATCGGTACAGGCGGTTGATAACCTGCCTTGTGAACTTCCAAAAGATGCATCGCTTGATTTTGGGCGTAACCTTATCGAAAAAGTTTTCCCAAGTTTGTTTGGTGAAGATTTAGATGGAGTTATCCAACGCGCCTCCATTACAAAAGATGGTGAGTTGACCGAGAAGTTTTCTTATTTGCAGGATTTTGCTGACGGGGAGTAA
- a CDS encoding alpha/beta hydrolase, with protein sequence MNRKLFILTMLVMFCCSGAINAQKTFSVAVDEVKNGTIKIDPAIPDNGQVAEGTVLTINAKPDKDYALDAVYYSVKGMWGDMYHESMESPYEVVINQDTKLGASFIEKEEVDHLVVTQNVPYAKPGVKQLKYDVFAPEGAHDLPCIIIIHGGGWIWNTEDIMRGMARELTKDGKYVVFSIDYRWAGKSDGDEVGNTMADIIGDVFGAIAHIMEHAADYGGDPTRIAVTGDSAGGHLSAVAGTMPNKIGNGGFGETEGVFEFMPSYIPKNKTVDQVRAEMIAAIKAAAPSYGVFGSDILNHYSEDPKANDTWKEAIAPLSNIPNAEERAIPHYLTRGTKDGLITDEAVKRYVDALVDAGQRVEYVQVGGAGHAFFDWKPDDRTKATFKKYGVYYINEMEAFFNSVFYPKN encoded by the coding sequence ATGAATCGGAAATTATTCATCCTTACGATGCTTGTTATGTTTTGCTGTTCCGGAGCAATAAATGCTCAGAAAACCTTCTCGGTAGCTGTCGATGAAGTAAAAAACGGAACAATAAAAATTGATCCGGCTATTCCTGATAATGGGCAAGTCGCCGAGGGAACGGTACTCACCATTAATGCTAAACCCGATAAAGACTATGCACTTGATGCGGTTTATTATTCGGTAAAAGGAATGTGGGGCGATATGTATCACGAAAGTATGGAATCGCCTTACGAGGTGGTGATTAACCAGGACACAAAACTGGGCGCATCGTTTATCGAAAAAGAAGAGGTAGACCACCTGGTGGTTACCCAGAATGTTCCGTATGCAAAGCCGGGAGTAAAACAATTAAAATACGATGTATTTGCTCCCGAAGGTGCTCATGACCTGCCTTGTATTATTATCATTCACGGAGGAGGCTGGATTTGGAATACCGAAGATATTATGCGCGGAATGGCCCGCGAACTTACCAAAGACGGAAAGTATGTTGTTTTTAGTATCGATTACCGCTGGGCCGGAAAAAGCGATGGCGACGAGGTTGGCAATACCATGGCCGACATCATTGGAGATGTTTTTGGCGCTATCGCTCATATTATGGAACACGCAGCCGATTATGGCGGCGACCCAACCCGGATTGCGGTAACGGGCGACAGTGCCGGTGGGCATTTATCGGCAGTGGCCGGAACTATGCCCAACAAAATTGGTAACGGTGGCTTTGGCGAAACCGAGGGGGTATTTGAGTTTATGCCATCGTATATTCCCAAAAATAAAACGGTTGATCAGGTGCGTGCTGAAATGATAGCAGCCATAAAAGCAGCCGCTCCGAGTTACGGTGTATTTGGCAGCGATATTCTGAATCATTATTCCGAAGATCCGAAAGCCAACGATACCTGGAAAGAAGCGATTGCGCCATTGAGCAATATTCCTAACGCTGAAGAACGTGCAATTCCGCACTACCTTACCCGCGGAACAAAAGATGGTTTAATAACCGACGAGGCCGTTAAGCGATATGTGGATGCTCTTGTTGACGCCGGACAACGTGTAGAATATGTACAGGTAGGTGGTGCCGGACATGCGTTTTTCGACTGGAAACCGGATGACAGAACAAAAGCTACATTTAAAAAGTACGGTGTGTATTATATCAACGAAATGGAGGCTTTCTTTAATTCGGTGTTTTATCCAAAGAACTAA
- a CDS encoding ammonia-forming cytochrome c nitrite reductase subunit c552, with amino-acid sequence MNLRKSQLLLVGAVLLTAISCKQKSKEVNNEFTGSASCIECHENFYKLWEPSYHAQAMMPIDAAFMAEHQLPDSEPIDVEGHQFQVEFKDSTMVMYERDGGELVKTYDVIWAMGGHNVYTFLTPFEKGKLQNIPLAFDANRNEWFNYPMAGMRHFGEDMPEDEALPWKDDMFAFNSGCYSCHISQLSTNYDLATDTYHTTWKELGINCETCHGPAGEHVRIFKALKKGEEADELGLISTKVFTQEQHVASCSPCHAKMNPITPSYMPGDKFFDNYNLTTLEDHDFYPDGRSLGENYTMTEWMMNPCAENSELHCVTCHTSSGRDRNKDKPNQACLKCHNNRTEDLEAHTGHPASAGLTCLSCHMPKREFVGRFLRSDHSFRPPMPEATIKFGSPNACNQCHTDKSPEWANKIVKARPNGNYQEETLRWAQLIKEARDMEWENVDKMFATIRNPKTDDVVANSLIRLLNNYSDASKADALIDALKNKSELVRSSAAYGLGGIFTDEVKAALLNACQDDIRLVRIQAANAILTFPGDDFSAEEKTIIAAAEKEYVASLTSRQDNWSNHYNLGLYHQNKGEATEALNSYETAARLYPPAVLPLINSSVLYSYIGNNEKAEQNLKKVLEYEPKNEAANLNLGLLLAEQGRMAEAEKALRTALEASPENQPVAAKNLSVIVAQRGDLAGAVKYAEMAYEASPEDPEYGYTLAYYQVQNGQSSAAKKVLEHVISASPEYLSATAFLVEIYLNEGNTEKAIQLYKNALKVEGISEQDRAAIQQSLTRLQQIM; translated from the coding sequence ATGAATCTACGTAAATCTCAACTATTACTTGTTGGTGCAGTTCTGTTAACTGCAATATCGTGTAAGCAAAAATCAAAAGAGGTAAATAACGAATTTACCGGATCGGCAAGTTGTATTGAGTGTCACGAGAACTTCTATAAGCTTTGGGAACCATCGTATCATGCACAGGCAATGATGCCGATTGATGCCGCTTTTATGGCAGAGCATCAGTTACCCGATAGCGAACCAATTGATGTGGAAGGACACCAGTTTCAGGTGGAGTTTAAAGATTCAACCATGGTAATGTACGAACGCGATGGCGGCGAGCTGGTAAAAACCTACGATGTAATTTGGGCCATGGGTGGACACAATGTGTACACTTTTCTTACACCCTTTGAGAAAGGAAAACTGCAGAATATCCCGCTGGCTTTTGATGCTAACCGCAACGAGTGGTTTAATTACCCTATGGCCGGTATGCGTCATTTTGGTGAGGATATGCCCGAAGACGAAGCTTTGCCCTGGAAGGATGATATGTTTGCTTTTAACTCTGGTTGCTACAGTTGCCACATCAGCCAGTTGAGTACCAACTACGACTTAGCCACAGATACCTATCATACGACCTGGAAAGAGCTTGGAATTAACTGCGAAACCTGTCACGGACCGGCGGGCGAGCACGTTCGTATTTTCAAAGCATTAAAAAAAGGCGAGGAAGCCGATGAGCTGGGGCTGATAAGTACAAAAGTGTTTACACAGGAGCAGCACGTTGCATCCTGTTCGCCTTGTCATGCCAAAATGAACCCGATTACGCCAAGTTACATGCCCGGCGATAAGTTCTTCGATAATTATAACCTGACTACGCTTGAGGATCATGATTTTTACCCCGATGGGCGTTCTTTGGGTGAAAACTATACCATGACCGAGTGGATGATGAATCCCTGTGCCGAAAACAGCGAATTGCATTGTGTTACCTGTCATACATCGAGTGGGCGCGACCGCAATAAGGACAAGCCTAACCAGGCTTGTTTGAAATGTCATAATAACCGCACTGAAGATTTGGAAGCGCATACCGGACATCCGGCTTCGGCAGGACTTACCTGTTTGAGTTGTCACATGCCAAAGCGCGAGTTTGTTGGCCGCTTCCTGCGAAGCGATCACTCGTTCCGTCCGCCAATGCCCGAGGCTACTATTAAATTTGGTTCGCCAAACGCCTGTAACCAGTGCCATACCGATAAATCGCCCGAGTGGGCCAATAAAATTGTAAAGGCGCGCCCCAATGGCAATTACCAGGAAGAAACTTTACGATGGGCACAGTTGATAAAAGAAGCCCGCGACATGGAATGGGAGAATGTAGATAAGATGTTTGCAACCATTCGTAATCCAAAAACCGACGATGTTGTGGCCAATTCGCTTATTCGTTTGTTGAATAATTACTCCGATGCATCGAAAGCCGATGCGTTGATCGATGCGTTAAAAAATAAATCGGAACTGGTGCGCTCGTCGGCAGCATACGGTTTGGGCGGTATATTCACTGATGAGGTGAAAGCAGCCTTGCTGAATGCTTGTCAGGATGACATTCGTTTGGTACGCATACAGGCTGCTAATGCCATTTTGACCTTTCCCGGTGATGATTTTTCAGCAGAAGAAAAGACAATAATTGCCGCAGCCGAAAAGGAATATGTTGCTTCGTTGACTTCGCGGCAGGATAACTGGAGCAATCACTATAACCTTGGCTTGTATCATCAGAACAAAGGTGAGGCAACGGAAGCGTTAAATTCGTACGAAACAGCTGCCCGTTTGTATCCTCCCGCGGTATTGCCGCTAATTAACAGCAGTGTGTTGTATTCGTATATCGGCAATAACGAAAAGGCCGAGCAGAATCTGAAAAAGGTGTTGGAATACGAACCAAAGAACGAAGCTGCTAATCTGAATCTGGGTTTGTTGCTGGCCGAGCAGGGGCGTATGGCCGAAGCTGAAAAGGCCTTGCGAACAGCGCTGGAGGCGAGTCCCGAAAACCAACCGGTTGCAGCCAAAAACCTGAGTGTGATTGTGGCGCAGCGTGGCGATTTGGCCGGAGCGGTAAAATATGCCGAAATGGCCTATGAAGCCAGCCCTGAAGATCCGGAATATGGTTACACGTTGGCCTACTATCAGGTGCAGAACGGACAGTCTTCAGCGGCAAAGAAAGTGCTGGAGCATGTGATCAGTGCTTCGCCCGAATATCTTTCGGCAACTGCTTTCCTGGTTGAAATTTACCTTAATGAAGGCAACACCGAAAAAGCCATACAGTTGTATAAAAATGCACTGAAAGTAGAAGGTATATCAGAGCAGGATCGGGCAGCCATTCAGCAATCGCTTACCAGGTTGCAGCAAATTATGTAG